From Aedes albopictus strain Foshan chromosome 1, AalbF5, whole genome shotgun sequence, one genomic window encodes:
- the LOC109397612 gene encoding alpha-2 adrenergic receptor, which produces MDYPMVATGNISQEDFLAIVGGNSSLAGLGLHGGSATNALNDTLGGVIATGDNRTLFHGYPSGYTLPHIIIASIIVTILMIVIVVGNMLVIIAIATEKALKNIQNWFIASLAVADFFLGLVIMPFSLANELMGYWIFGNWWCDIHSAMDVLLCTSSIMNLCLISLDRYWSITKAIEYLKSRTPGRAAFMIAAVWIMSALVCIPPLLGWKAPRPEEHVELPQCQVCIKDCESININKDE; this is translated from the coding sequence ATGGATTACCCCATGGTAGCGACCGGGAACATCTCCCAAGAGGACTTCCTCGCCATAGTCGGCGGGAACTCGTCCCTAGCGGGCCTTGGCCTGCACGGCGGGTCCGCAACGAACGCCCTGAACGATACGCTCGGTGGTGTGATAGCCACCGGCGACAACCGAACACTCTTCCACGGCTACCCAAGCGGATACACACTGCCGCACATCATCATCGCTTCAATTATCGTGACAATACTAATGATAGTCATCGTAGTCGGTAACATGCTGGTGATCATAGCCATTGCCACCGAGAAGGCACTCAAGAACATCCAGAACTGGTTCATAGCGTCGCTGGCGGTGGCGGACTTCTTCCTGGGCTTGGTGATCATGCCCTTCTCGCTGGCCAACGAGCTGATGGGCTACTGGATCTTTGGGAATTGGTGGTGCGATATCCATTCGGCGATGGACGTACTGTTGTGCACCTCGTCGATCATGAACCTGTGCCTGATCTCGCTGGATCGGTACTGGAGCATCACGAAGGCGATCGAGTATCTCAAATCGAGGACACCGGGCCGGGCGGCGTTTATGATCGCAGCGGTTTGGATCATGTCGGCGCTGGTGTGCATACCGCCGCTGCTGGGCTGGAAGGCGCCACGTCCGGAGGAGCACGTCGAGCTGCCGCAATGTCAG